Proteins from a genomic interval of Syngnathoides biaculeatus isolate LvHL_M chromosome 23, ASM1980259v1, whole genome shotgun sequence:
- the LOC133496727 gene encoding trans-L-3-hydroxyproline dehydratase isoform X1, with protein MASRARSKMSTLPCRAALDARLPPHEGAELSTVDMHTGGEPVRVVVSGYPRVEGDTLLAKRRFARDHLDHLRRALMLEPRGHYDMYGALPVPSELPDADVGVLFMHNAGYSTMCGHAVLALGRFALDYGLVKEPRSPETPVNIHCPCGLVRAFVEYADGKTGAVRFLSVPAFVFAADVTVAVEGFGDVTVDISYGGAFYAFVDAQRFGLDVRESRTRDLADAAAAVTEAVKSQVKLRHPLDDDLAFLYGTVLTDGKDLFSSDATANVCVFADAQVDRSPTGSGVTARVALQYRKGLIRLNQSRTFQSGATGSQFTGKAVEETTCGDFKAVVVEVAGRAFYTGVSCFVQESDDRLKDGFLLK; from the exons ATGGCGAGTCGCGCACGCAG CAAAATGTCAACGTTGCCGTGCAGGGCGGCCCTGGACGCGCGGCTCCCGCCCCACGAGGGCGCCGAGCTGTCGACGGTGGACATGCACACGGGCGGCGAGCCCGTCCGCGTCGTCGTGAGCGGCTACCCGCGCGTGGAAGGTGACACGCTGCTGGCCAAGCGGCGTTTCGCGCGCGACCACCTGGACCACCTGCGGCGGGCGCTGATGCTGGAGCCGCGGGGCCACTACGACATGTACGGCGCCTTGCCGGTGCCCAGCGAGCTGCCCGACGCCGACGTGGGCGTGCTGTTCATGCACAACGCGGGCTACAGCACCATGTGCGGCCACGCCGTGCTGGCCCTGGGACGTTTCGCCCTCGACTACGGCCTGGTCAAGGAGCCGCGCTCGCCCGAGACGCCCGTCAACATCCACTGCCCGTGCGGCCTGGTCCGGGCCTTCGTGGAGTACGCCGACGGCAAGACGGGCGCCGTCAGGTTCCTCAGCGTGCCGGCGTTTGTCTTCGCCGCGG ACGTGACGGTGGCCGTGGAAGGCTTCGGCGACGTGACGGTGGACATCAGCTACGGAGGAGCCTTTTACGCCTTCGTGGACGCCCAGCGCTTCGGTCTGGACGTGAGGGAGTCCAGGACCAGAGATCTCGCGGACGCGGCCGCGGCCGTCACCGAAGCCGTCAAATCGCAG GTGAAGCTGCGGCACCCGCTGGACGACGACCTGGCGTTCCTGTACGGCACCGTCCTCACCGACGGCAAAGATCTCTTCTCCTCGGACGCCACCGCCAACGTCTGCGTCTTCGCCGACGCTCAG GTGGACCGCAGCCCGACCGGATCTGGCGTGACGGCCCGAGTGGCCCTCCAGTACCGCAAGGGTCTGATCCGGTTGAACCAGTCCAGGACTTTCCAGAGCGGAGCCACGGGATCGCAATTCACCGGCAAAGCCGTGGAG GAGACCACGTGCGGGGACTTCAaggcggtggtggtggaggtggCCGGCAGAGCTTTTTACACGGGAGTTTCCTGTTTCGTGCAGGAGAGCGACGACCGGCTGAAGGACGGCTTTCTGCTCAAGTGA
- the LOC133496727 gene encoding trans-L-3-hydroxyproline dehydratase isoform X2, with product MSYLPWTAGGQRRPSASSCLPPQWQQLATKKTSNPPEFMASRARRAALDARLPPHEGAELSTVDMHTGGEPVRVVVSGYPRVEGDTLLAKRRFARDHLDHLRRALMLEPRGHYDMYGALPVPSELPDADVGVLFMHNAGYSTMCGHAVLALGRFALDYGLVKEPRSPETPVNIHCPCGLVRAFVEYADGKTGAVRFLSVPAFVFAADVTVAVEGFGDVTVDISYGGAFYAFVDAQRFGLDVRESRTRDLADAAAAVTEAVKSQVKLRHPLDDDLAFLYGTVLTDGKDLFSSDATANVCVFADAQVDRSPTGSGVTARVALQYRKGLIRLNQSRTFQSGATGSQFTGKAVEETTCGDFKAVVVEVAGRAFYTGVSCFVQESDDRLKDGFLLK from the exons ATGTCATACCTCCCCTGGACCGCTGGAGGGCAGCGACGCCCCTCCGCGTCGAGCTGTCTGCCGCCACAGTGGCAGCAGCTAGCGACGAAGAAGACGTCCAACCCACCGGAGTTTATGGCGAGTCGCGCACGCAG GGCGGCCCTGGACGCGCGGCTCCCGCCCCACGAGGGCGCCGAGCTGTCGACGGTGGACATGCACACGGGCGGCGAGCCCGTCCGCGTCGTCGTGAGCGGCTACCCGCGCGTGGAAGGTGACACGCTGCTGGCCAAGCGGCGTTTCGCGCGCGACCACCTGGACCACCTGCGGCGGGCGCTGATGCTGGAGCCGCGGGGCCACTACGACATGTACGGCGCCTTGCCGGTGCCCAGCGAGCTGCCCGACGCCGACGTGGGCGTGCTGTTCATGCACAACGCGGGCTACAGCACCATGTGCGGCCACGCCGTGCTGGCCCTGGGACGTTTCGCCCTCGACTACGGCCTGGTCAAGGAGCCGCGCTCGCCCGAGACGCCCGTCAACATCCACTGCCCGTGCGGCCTGGTCCGGGCCTTCGTGGAGTACGCCGACGGCAAGACGGGCGCCGTCAGGTTCCTCAGCGTGCCGGCGTTTGTCTTCGCCGCGG ACGTGACGGTGGCCGTGGAAGGCTTCGGCGACGTGACGGTGGACATCAGCTACGGAGGAGCCTTTTACGCCTTCGTGGACGCCCAGCGCTTCGGTCTGGACGTGAGGGAGTCCAGGACCAGAGATCTCGCGGACGCGGCCGCGGCCGTCACCGAAGCCGTCAAATCGCAG GTGAAGCTGCGGCACCCGCTGGACGACGACCTGGCGTTCCTGTACGGCACCGTCCTCACCGACGGCAAAGATCTCTTCTCCTCGGACGCCACCGCCAACGTCTGCGTCTTCGCCGACGCTCAG GTGGACCGCAGCCCGACCGGATCTGGCGTGACGGCCCGAGTGGCCCTCCAGTACCGCAAGGGTCTGATCCGGTTGAACCAGTCCAGGACTTTCCAGAGCGGAGCCACGGGATCGCAATTCACCGGCAAAGCCGTGGAG GAGACCACGTGCGGGGACTTCAaggcggtggtggtggaggtggCCGGCAGAGCTTTTTACACGGGAGTTTCCTGTTTCGTGCAGGAGAGCGACGACCGGCTGAAGGACGGCTTTCTGCTCAAGTGA